In Blastopirellula sediminis, the following proteins share a genomic window:
- a CDS encoding iron-containing alcohol dehydrogenase, whose product MADAWSFYSAGELTFGVGASQQVGKLSARRGWSRVLIVTDPTLVRLGLVDKVRRPLVEAGATVEVFDGSCAEPDLSVAIDAGAAAKKFAPDAICGVGGGSNIDLAKIVAILHAHGGVPADYFSWDNVPGPVTPLIALPTTAGTGSEVSQSAVLTDSANAMKVSTLSQYLRPTVAIVDPLLSSTCPPQVTADSGIDALTHAVEAYTSTTFDMLEQDGDGPAPYSGSHLLVDALAEKAIELVGKHLVQAVRQGDDLEARTGMALAATLAGLAFSNAGVAVVHALEYPIGGAVHCSHGGGNGLLLPYVMRFNLPERQEKFAKIAQLLGGDATAEGAIAQVERLKKAIGIPERLREYGVTPEMLPGFAAKSITITRLMRTNPRRPSEQDLLQILESAL is encoded by the coding sequence ATGGCTGACGCTTGGAGCTTCTACTCGGCTGGCGAGCTGACCTTTGGCGTCGGCGCGAGCCAGCAAGTTGGTAAGTTGTCGGCACGTCGCGGTTGGTCGCGCGTGCTGATCGTTACTGACCCGACGCTTGTTCGCCTGGGGCTGGTCGACAAAGTGCGCCGGCCGCTGGTCGAAGCGGGCGCAACGGTCGAAGTCTTCGATGGTAGTTGTGCTGAGCCTGACCTGAGCGTCGCGATTGACGCCGGCGCCGCGGCGAAGAAGTTCGCTCCTGACGCCATCTGCGGAGTCGGCGGCGGCAGCAACATCGACCTGGCGAAGATCGTCGCCATTCTGCACGCCCATGGCGGAGTTCCGGCCGACTACTTCAGCTGGGACAACGTCCCTGGTCCGGTGACGCCGCTGATCGCACTGCCGACGACTGCCGGAACCGGCAGCGAAGTTTCGCAGTCGGCGGTGCTGACCGATTCCGCCAACGCGATGAAGGTCAGTACGCTCAGCCAATATTTGCGGCCGACGGTGGCGATCGTCGATCCGCTCCTCAGTTCGACTTGTCCGCCGCAGGTGACCGCCGACAGCGGCATCGATGCGCTGACCCATGCGGTCGAAGCGTACACGTCGACCACGTTCGACATGCTGGAGCAAGATGGCGACGGTCCGGCGCCTTACAGTGGATCGCATCTGCTGGTCGATGCGCTGGCCGAGAAAGCGATCGAGCTGGTCGGCAAGCACCTGGTGCAAGCGGTTCGCCAGGGAGACGACTTAGAGGCGCGAACCGGAATGGCGCTGGCCGCGACGTTGGCCGGGCTCGCGTTTTCCAACGCTGGAGTCGCCGTGGTGCATGCCCTTGAATATCCGATCGGCGGCGCTGTGCATTGCAGTCACGGCGGCGGCAACGGGCTGCTGCTTCCCTACGTGATGCGCTTCAATCTGCCGGAGCGGCAGGAGAAGTTCGCCAAAATCGCGCAGCTATTGGGCGGCGATGCGACCGCCGAAGGGGCGATCGCCCAGGTCGAGCGATTGAAAAAAGCGATCGGCATCCCCGAGCGACTGCGCGAGTATGGCGTGACGCCGGAGATGCTCCCCGGCTTCGCCGCCAAATCAATCACGATCACGCGGTTGATGCGAACCAATCCGCGTCGCCCGAGCGAACAGGATCTACTGCAGATTCTGGAGTCGGCTCTTTAG
- a CDS encoding response regulator produces MDRRVLLVEDNPLDQLLATTVLRKSGYAVEYVGDGLEAIQRVASDETFDVVLVDYELPTISGIETTARLRNLGFQKPIFAVSAWSEAELIDDWRTAGCSDFLGKPYTPKQLREFVDQTQTRRSARRPLQGAYELATQST; encoded by the coding sequence TTGGACAGACGCGTTTTACTCGTTGAAGATAATCCGCTCGATCAACTTCTGGCGACGACCGTGTTGCGCAAAAGCGGATACGCCGTCGAGTATGTCGGAGACGGGCTGGAAGCGATCCAGCGCGTCGCGTCCGACGAGACGTTTGACGTCGTCCTGGTCGACTACGAGCTGCCGACGATTAGCGGCATTGAGACGACTGCTCGACTGCGAAATCTCGGTTTCCAAAAGCCGATCTTCGCGGTCAGCGCCTGGTCCGAGGCCGAGCTGATTGACGATTGGCGCACCGCCGGATGCAGCGACTTTTTAGGGAAACCGTACACGCCAAAACAACTTCGTGAGTTCGTCGATCAGACGCAGACGCGTCGCTCGGCAAGACGGCCGCTCCAAGGGGCCTACGAACTCGCGACGCAAAGCACTTGA
- a CDS encoding S26 family signal peptidase, whose product MLVFLLLIAPVLLSMVAIQVFSYRAAFGLLRFEKGSWLTALEVALVALIVSLGSEVALHVCRQAGVDVPNGAYILVPLAVLAFIAIYIRWRLATEARWAIAAMLIGISIGVIPALSTAYLLRAVWVNAYMTSSSSMAPTLYPRRYELTCENGSQIAVAERNANIFLDSGTEVTLRCPCDETKVVLQPGRVDLPTISADRFVAEKIGLSQRRWDMVVYRNPDEPEVEYVSRLIGMPGEKISLRAGDVWLDDQMLVKPRAMEDELWFPVYLVDRDLPEEEFDSWLHTTASGGSVWGQRAWTISEDDAGLEMRGPVCDRWSYMPIARDANHADGEKPTQAVADMRIDFTMSDIGEKPLEVAVDYYARSIIWRFAKEKKIEVAIGAADDDEPVAKESEGPVVQPGDRIRLVMRDGTLSVWQNGTTVLELPAIAAPPVDWDSAAVDRQLTWKGNAGWRIADIQLYRDIYYLSGDELANRFRVRRTFQGSWDLGVDELVILGDNSGGSLDSRTYEKRLKTSDVVGRVVARYWPPSRWRIFP is encoded by the coding sequence GTGCTTGTCTTTTTACTTCTGATCGCGCCTGTCCTTTTGTCGATGGTGGCGATCCAAGTTTTCTCGTATCGCGCCGCTTTTGGACTGCTCCGATTCGAGAAAGGATCGTGGCTGACGGCGCTCGAAGTCGCTTTGGTCGCGCTGATCGTGTCGCTGGGGTCGGAAGTAGCTCTGCACGTTTGCCGTCAAGCGGGAGTGGACGTGCCGAATGGGGCGTACATCTTGGTTCCCTTGGCGGTGCTGGCCTTCATCGCCATCTATATTCGCTGGCGCCTGGCGACGGAAGCGCGATGGGCGATCGCGGCGATGTTGATCGGCATTTCGATCGGCGTCATTCCGGCGCTTTCGACCGCCTATTTGCTGCGGGCCGTTTGGGTGAACGCCTACATGACGTCGAGCAGTTCGATGGCGCCGACGTTGTATCCGAGACGTTACGAATTGACTTGCGAGAATGGATCGCAAATCGCTGTTGCGGAGCGAAACGCAAACATCTTTTTGGATAGTGGAACGGAAGTGACGCTTCGCTGTCCGTGCGATGAAACGAAAGTAGTATTGCAGCCGGGCCGGGTCGATTTACCGACGATATCCGCCGATCGATTCGTGGCCGAGAAAATAGGGCTGTCGCAGCGACGTTGGGATATGGTCGTCTATCGAAATCCTGATGAGCCGGAAGTCGAATACGTTTCTCGTCTGATCGGCATGCCTGGGGAGAAAATCTCTCTCCGGGCCGGGGACGTTTGGCTCGACGATCAAATGCTCGTCAAACCTCGGGCGATGGAAGACGAGTTGTGGTTTCCGGTCTATCTGGTTGACCGCGATCTCCCTGAGGAAGAGTTTGACAGTTGGCTTCATACGACCGCGAGCGGCGGGAGCGTCTGGGGGCAGCGAGCCTGGACGATCAGCGAGGATGACGCAGGTCTCGAAATGCGCGGTCCGGTATGCGATCGTTGGTCCTATATGCCTATCGCGAGAGATGCGAACCACGCGGATGGCGAGAAGCCTACGCAAGCCGTCGCGGATATGCGAATCGACTTCACGATGTCGGATATCGGGGAAAAGCCGCTGGAAGTCGCCGTTGACTATTATGCTCGCTCGATCATTTGGCGCTTCGCGAAAGAGAAGAAGATCGAAGTCGCGATCGGCGCGGCGGACGATGACGAGCCTGTTGCGAAGGAGTCGGAAGGGCCCGTCGTCCAACCAGGAGATCGCATCCGTCTGGTCATGCGTGACGGAACGCTCAGCGTCTGGCAAAACGGAACGACGGTTCTGGAGTTGCCGGCGATTGCGGCGCCTCCAGTTGATTGGGACTCGGCCGCAGTCGACCGACAATTGACCTGGAAGGGGAACGCCGGATGGCGGATCGCCGACATCCAGCTCTATCGCGACATTTACTATCTCAGCGGTGACGAGCTGGCGAATAGATTCCGGGTCCGTCGTACTTTTCAGGGCTCGTGGGATCTGGGCGTCGACGAGTTGGTCATATTAGGGGACAACAGCGGCGGCTCCCTCGATTCGCGGACGTACGAGAAGCGGTTGAAGACCAGTGACGTCGTCGGCCGCGTCGTCGCTCGCTACTGGCCGCCGTCACGCTGGCGGATCTTCCCGTAG